In Gilliamella sp. B3022, the sequence TGTTATTTTAGTTATCATCTCGTTATCCTTATTGTATCATCTGAAAAGATTCATCATTTAAAATGGCTTTATCAATTTTAGCTGTTAAAATCAATAATATAAACTAAGTAACAAACATACTACATATAGTAATTAATTCATTAATAGGTACTATATATTGTATATTTTGACAAATATCAATTATTATAGCCTTCCACAAGACACATACGAAACCGGATGAAAAATGAACAAATCAATGCTTGTCACTAAACGAAATGGCAAAAAAGAACCGATTAATCTTGATAAGATCCATAAAGTAATTACTTGGGCAGCAGAAGGATTAGAGAATGTTTCCGTTTCGCAAGTTGAGTTACGCTCACATATCCAATTTTATGATGGCATTCATACTTCTGATATTCATGAAACAATTATTCGAGCTGCAGCTGATCTGATTTCACAAGAAACACCAGATTATCAATATTTGGCTGCACGTTTATCAATTTTTCATTTACGTAAAAAAGCTTTTAATCAATTTACTCCTCCCCCTCTTTTTGAACATGTTAAAAAATTAGTCGATTGTAAACGCTATGATAAACATTTACTTGAAGATTATACTCAAGAAGAATTTACACAAATGGATAAGATGATTGATCACTGGCGTGATATGTCTTTTTCCTATGCAGCAGTAAAACAGTTAGAGGGTAAATATTTAGTACAAAACCGTGTTACAGGTGAAATTTATGAAAGCGCACAATTTTTGTATATTTTAGTTGCCGCTTGCCTTTTTGCTCATTACCCAAAAGAAACCCGACTTGATTTTATCAAACGTTTTTATGATGCAGTGTCAACATTTAAAATTTCACTACCAACACCCATTATGGCAGGCGTTAGAACCCCTACTCGTCAATTTAGCTCATGTGTTCTTATTGAATGCGATGATAGTTTAGATTCAATCAATGCCACAGCTAGTGCAATTGTCAAATATGTCTCACAACGTGCAGGAATTGGTATCAATGCGGGACGTATTCGCGCTTTAGGTAGTTCAATTCGTGGGGGAGAAGCGTTTCATACCGGATGCATTCCATTTTACAAATACTTTCAAACTGCAGTTAAATCATGTTCGCAAGGCGGTGTACGAGGTGGTGCAGCTACCGTATTTTATCCAATATGGCATTTAGAAGTTGAAAGTTTACTTGTTTTACGAAATAACCGTGGTGTTGAAGAAAATCGAGTTCGTCATTTAGATTATGGTGTTCAAATTAATAAGTTGATGTATCAGCGACTGATTAAAAACGAAAATATAACACTGTTTAGCCCTTCTGATGTCCCTGGACTTTATGATGCATTTTTTGCGGATCAAAATACCTTTGAAACACTCTATCATCAATATGAACAAGATGTAACTATCCGCAAACGTGTGGTAAAAGCAATTGAACTCTTTTCATTGCTAATGCAAGAACGTGCATCTACTGGTCGAATCTATGTGCAAAATGTTGATCATTGTAATACTCATAGTCCATTCAATGCACAATTAGCACCAGTGCACCAATCGAATTTATGTATGGAAATTGCGCTACCAACTAAGCCCCTTAATAATGTTAATGATGAAAAAGGAGAAATTGCGCTTTGTACCTTGTCCGCTTTCAATCTAGGTAAAATTGATTCTCTTGATGATTTTGACGAATTAGCTGATCTTACCGTACGAGCACTTGATTCACTGCTCGACTATCAAGATTATCCCGTACCCGCTGCCCGTAACTCATCTATCAATCGACGAACGTTAGGTATTGGCGTAATTAACTATGCCTATTATTTAGCTAAACATGGAGTCAAATATTCCGACGGCAGTGCCAATCATTTAACCCACCGCACGTTTGAAGCAATGCAATATTATTTGTTAAAAGCGTCTAATAATTTAGCAAAAGAAAAAGGTGCTTGCTCACTTTTTAATGAAACAACCTACTCGCAAGGTATTTTACCGATTGATACTTATAAAAGAGATTTAGACACTATTTGCAAAGAACCATTACATTATGATTGGGAATCATTACGTGAATCAATAAAAACTTATGGTTTACGTAACTCGACCTTATCAGCATTAATGCCGTCAGAAACATCATCACAAATTTCGAATGCGACTAATGGTATTGAACCTCCTCGTGGTTATATCAGTGTTAAAGCATCTAAAGATGGTATTTTAAGACAAGTCGTGCCGGATTATGAGAATCTAAAAAATGCATATGAACTGCTATGGCAAATACCAAATAACACAGGTTATTTGCATTTAGTTGGTATTATGCAGAAATTTATAGATCAATCC encodes:
- the nrdA gene encoding class 1a ribonucleoside-diphosphate reductase subunit alpha gives rise to the protein MNKSMLVTKRNGKKEPINLDKIHKVITWAAEGLENVSVSQVELRSHIQFYDGIHTSDIHETIIRAAADLISQETPDYQYLAARLSIFHLRKKAFNQFTPPPLFEHVKKLVDCKRYDKHLLEDYTQEEFTQMDKMIDHWRDMSFSYAAVKQLEGKYLVQNRVTGEIYESAQFLYILVAACLFAHYPKETRLDFIKRFYDAVSTFKISLPTPIMAGVRTPTRQFSSCVLIECDDSLDSINATASAIVKYVSQRAGIGINAGRIRALGSSIRGGEAFHTGCIPFYKYFQTAVKSCSQGGVRGGAATVFYPIWHLEVESLLVLRNNRGVEENRVRHLDYGVQINKLMYQRLIKNENITLFSPSDVPGLYDAFFADQNTFETLYHQYEQDVTIRKRVVKAIELFSLLMQERASTGRIYVQNVDHCNTHSPFNAQLAPVHQSNLCMEIALPTKPLNNVNDEKGEIALCTLSAFNLGKIDSLDDFDELADLTVRALDSLLDYQDYPVPAARNSSINRRTLGIGVINYAYYLAKHGVKYSDGSANHLTHRTFEAMQYYLLKASNNLAKEKGACSLFNETTYSQGILPIDTYKRDLDTICKEPLHYDWESLRESIKTYGLRNSTLSALMPSETSSQISNATNGIEPPRGYISVKASKDGILRQVVPDYENLKNAYELLWQIPNNTGYLHLVGIMQKFIDQSISANTNYDPTKFQNDKVPMKQLLADLLTAYKFGVKTLYYHNTRDGAEDIQGDIPLTESDDGCEGGACKI